From Cyclopterus lumpus isolate fCycLum1 chromosome 4, fCycLum1.pri, whole genome shotgun sequence, a single genomic window includes:
- the taf4b gene encoding transcription initiation factor TFIID subunit 4 produces the protein MATNKVVLEVQKLESCGAARSGDNAIQVKILQVPAKCATTAAVQPPPTAAGVSKSVAVSAPPKVIPIGHLHHPTSSTVTVPGRQTSSFMVVAKVSTPGGVGQPQGTKPALSQVASMNQATTPGRTVVITVPRAAGPQTVTMPSRLPQTASPQLPANIQIPPGMMLIRSDSGQLMLVSQQALAQAQQAPRGISGQAPKLLVPQVFLSAVNKTNEKVTVIRMAAPPSFHPAPIQKTTVVKVIGVTPKPAVVQTLSAVSERGSQLRFQAVATETKKETPTTVDQATLDSVKKCKNFLVTLIKLASSDSRSANMANNVRGLVRSLLEGKLEAEEFTEQLYHELKSTPQPCLVPFLKKSLPAVRRLTADPQLFIQQASTSTGNLVKQSSTVTGPLLSTSQQVIQQPSAVTLRAGTTTLVQSRNYILKSSRPVPKHTVVQSGKPFAGMLSLKQPFTREPPLSTTFAFKDSSGSYREDDDINDVASMAGVNLREENAQILTTVVGSVVQSCQDQPFLSPKPVLGQILRIGKALGVTDVGPEVVNLVSHATQECLRGLLEKLTVVADHRKAALKEDLWHAKVTDVRSQLRFLEEVESLKKKRIDEEERERLLRLARSRSHTEDPQHQQLKQRAKELQQMEEAQLQQREANLTALAAIGPRKKRPLEQTESQVTLLPRQSIQRVTRVMLRDLLVCMEQDRFLCHSLPLYRAML, from the exons ATGGCCACGAATAAAGTTGTTCTTGAAGTTCAGAAGCTGGAGTCCTGTGGGGCAGCACGGAGTGGAGACAACGCTATTCAAGTCAAGATATTACAGGTCCCGGCCAAATGTGCAACCACCGCTGCTGTGCAACCTCCACCCACTGCTGCAGGCGTCTCAAAGAGTGTGGCTGTCTCTGCCCCACCTAAAGTCATTCCAATAGGCCATCTCCACCATCCCACCTCCTCTACAGTTACAGTCCCAGGGCGTCAGACTTCCTCTTTCATGGTGGTAGCAAAGGTGTCCACCCCAGGAGGAGTGGGCCAACCACAGGGCACAAAACCAGCCTTGAGCCAGGTGGCCTCCATGAACCAGGCCACAACCCCAGGAAGGACAGTGGTGATAACCGTACCAAGGGCAGCGGGTCCACAGACAGTCACCATGCCCTCCCGGCTTCCACAGACTGCCTCCCCACAGCTCCCAGCCAATATCCAGATACCACCAG GTATGATGTTGATCCGCAGTGACAGTGGTCAGCTGATGCTCGTATCCCAGCAGGCTTTGGCACAGGCTCAGCAGGCACCAAGAGGTATCAGTGGTCAAGCACCTAAACTACTGGTCCCACAGGTattt CTATCTGCAGTAAATAAAACCAATGAGAAGGTGACCGTGATCAGGATGGCCGCCCCTCCCAGTTTCCACCCAGCACCAATCCAGAAGACCACTGTGGTAAAG GTGATCGGTGTGACTCCCAAACCAGCTGTAGTCCAGACCCTCAGCGCTGTGTCTGAACGGGGAAGCCAGCTTCGCTTTCAGGCGGTCGCCACGGAAACCAAAAAGGAGACACCAACCACGGTTGATCAG GCGACCCTGGATAGTGTGAAGAAGTGCAAGAACTTCCTGGTGACTCTTATCAAGCTGGCCTCCAGTGACTCCAGGTCTGCCAACATGGCGAACAACGTCAGAGGACTGGTCAGGAGTCTGCTG GAAGGGAAGCTAGAAGCAGAGGAGTTTACAGAACAGCTGTATCATGAGTTGAAGTCCACTCCTCAGCCCTGCTTGGTGCCTTTCCTCAAG AAAAGTCTTCCTGCAGTGCGTCGCCTCACCGCAGACCCCCAGTTATTCATCCAACAGGCTTCCACTTCTACGGGCAACCTTGTGAAGCAGTCCAGCACCGTCACAGGACCTCTCCTCAGTACCAGCCAGCAG GTTATCCAGCAGCCGTCAGCAGTGACTCTGAGAGCGGGTACGACGACATTAGTGCAGTCCAGAAATTACATATTGAAGAGCAGCAGACCCGTCCCCAAACACACAGTGGTCCAGTCGGGAAAACCCTTTGCAG GAATGTTGTCATTGAAGCAGCCTTTCACTCGGGAGCCACCTCTTTCTACAACGTTTGCATTCAAGGACAGTTCAGGATCATACAG AGAGGATGATGACATTAACGATGTGGCCTCCATGGCTGGGGTCAACCTGAGAGAGGAAAATGCACAGATCTTGACCACGGTGGTCGGCTCTGTGGTGCAGTCGTGCCAGGATCAGCCCTTCCTCTCACCAAAGCCAGTGCTCGGACAAATCCTCCGTATAG GAAAGGCATTGGGAGTGACGGACGTCGGTCCAGAGGTGGTGAATCTGGTGTCTCATGCCACTCAGGAGTGTCTCCGTGGGCTGCTGGAGAAGCTCACTGTTGTGGCGGACCACCGCAAGGCAGCCCTGAAG gAGGACCTGTGGCATGCCAAAGTGACTGATGTGCGATCCCAGCTTCGCTTcctggaggaagtggagagtttgaagaagaagagaattgatgaagaggagagagagagactgctgcGTTTGGCCAGA AGTCGCTCACACACTGAGGATCCACAGCATCAGCAGCTCAAGCAACGAGCcaaagag TTACAACAGATGGAAGAAGCCCAGCTGCAGCAAAGAGAGGCCAACCTCACGGCTCTGGCTGCCATCGGGCCTCGCAAGAAGAGACCTCTGGAGCAGACGGAGAGCCAG gtgacCCTGCTGCCCAGACAGAGCATTCAGAGGGTGACCCGGGTCATGCTGAGGGATCTGCTGGTGTGTATGGAGCAGGACCGCTTCCTGTgccactccctccctctgtaCAGAGCCATGCTCTGA